Proteins encoded together in one Cicer arietinum cultivar CDC Frontier isolate Library 1 chromosome 4, Cicar.CDCFrontier_v2.0, whole genome shotgun sequence window:
- the LOC101509067 gene encoding uncharacterized protein isoform X1, with product MKYVLITGGVVSGLGKGVTASSIGVVLKACGLRVTSIKIDPYLNIDAGTMSPFEHGEVFVLDDGGEVDLDLGNYERFLDVTLTRDNNITTGKIYQSVLEKERKGDYLGKTVQVVPHITDAIRNWIESVAVIPVDGNEGPADVCVIELGGTVGDIESMPFIEALRQLSFQVGPDNFCLIHVSLIPVLGVVGEQKTKPTQHSVRELRALGLTPHLLASRSAEPLLEATKEKLSQFCHVPVNNILNIHDVPNIWHIPLLLRNQNAHDSILQQLNLVSHATPPDLQQWTEMAESYDNLTESVRIAMVGKYVGLTDSYLSVVKALLHACVACSFRPSIDWIAASDLEDDSAKSTPEAHAAAWKTLKSAACVLVPGGFGDRGVRGMMLASKYARENNVPYLGICLGMQISVIEFARSVLGWERANSIEFDAQTPNPVVIFMPEGSRTHMGSTMRLGSRRTLLQTRDCITSKLYGNAEYVDERHRHRYEVNPDVIGTLEEAGLKFVGKDESGKRMEILELPSHPFFVGVQFHPEFKSRPGRPSALFLGLILAATGKLEAHISSIHENGS from the exons ATGAAGTACGTTTTGATCACCGGAGGAGTTGTTAGCGGCCTCGGCAAAGGCGTCACCGCCAGCAGCATAGGCGTCGTGCTTAAAGCTTGCGGCCTTCGCGTCACTTCCATCAAAATCG ATCCGTATTTGAACATAGACGCTGGAACCATGTCTCCTTTTGAGCATGGAGAggtttttgttcttgatgatgGCGgagag GTTGATTTGGATTTGGGAAATTATGAGCGTTTCCTTGATGTCACGCTTACAAGGGATAACAATATCACCACCGGGAAAATATACCAG TCTGTTCTTGAGAAGGAGCGTAAAGGGGATTATCTTGGGAAAACTGTTCAG GTGGTTCCGCATATCACTGATGCCATAAGAAATTGGATCGAGTCGGTTGCTGTGATCCCAGTCGACGGAAATGAAGGCCCTGCTGATGTCTGTGTGATTGAGTTGGGAGGCACTGTGG GTGACATTGAATCTATGCCATTTATTGAGGCTCTGCGGCAATTGTCCTTTCAAGTTG GGCCTGACAACTTCTGTCTCATCCATGTTAGCCTGATACCAGTGTTGGGTGTAGTGGGGGAGCAA AAAACAAAGCCTACACAACATAGTGTCAGGGAACTGAGAGCATTGGGCTTGACGCCTCATCTTTTAGCAAGTCGCTCTGCTGAG CCTCTGCTGGAAGCTACCAAGGAAAAACTCTCACAGTTTTGCCATGTTCCA GTTAACAATATTCTGAATATCCATGATGTACCAAACATTTGGCATATTCCCCTGTTACTTAGA AACCAAAATGCGCACGATTCGATTTTACAGCAGCTTAACTTAGTTAG CCACGCCACACCTCCTGATTTGCAGCAATGGACTGAGATGGCTGAGAGCTATGATAATCTTACTGAATCA GTGAGGATTGCGATGGTGGGAAAATATGTTGGTCTAACAGATTCATATTTATCTGTTGTAAAG GCCCTTCTGCATGCTTGCGTTGCATGCTCATTTCGACCATCAATTGACTGGATTGCAGCTTCTGACCTTGAAGATGACAGTGCAAAATCA ACACCAGAAGCACATGCTGCAGCATGGAAGACTCTGAAG AGTGCGGCTTGTGTCTTGGTTCCCGGGGGATTTGGAGACCGTGGTGTGAGAGGTATGATGCTAGCTTCCAAATATGCCAGAGAGAACAATGTTCCTTACCTGGGGATTTGCTTGGGAATGCAAATTTCTGTAATTGAGTTTGCTAGATCA GTTTTGGGTTGGGAAAGAGCGAACAGTATAGAGTTTGATGCACAAACACCAAACCCTGTTGTAATTTTCATGCCAGAG GGTTCACGGACGCATATGGGAAGTACCATGAGACTTGGATCTCGAAGAACACTCTTACAGACACGTGATTGTATCACTTCCAAACT GTACGGCAATGCAGAGTATGTGGATGAACGGCATCGTCATAGATATGAG GTAAATCCAGATGTCATTGGAACTTTAGAAGAAGCTGGTCTAAAATTTGTTGGCAAGGATGAAAGTGGGAAACGAATGGAG ATTTTAGAGCTTCCAAGTCATCCATTCTTTGTAGGCGTGCAATTTCATCCTGAATTCAAATCTCGGCCTGGGAGACCATCTGCTTTGTTTTTAG GTCTCATATTGGCGGCAACAGGGAAGTTGGAAGCACATATTTCTAGTATTCATGAAAATGGAAGTTGA
- the LOC101509395 gene encoding uncharacterized protein, whose protein sequence is MSLKNRNVGRRAWNILRLSLLWARKSSVFRRKLVTELRLVPKYLKSLGHTNTPTKQIHYFERELSFDETPIFNVKMYRPSSMRFHLPCIKPHVDFDYDFNDDDDDIEYDNGRKSNEYDHEFYNHGVEGCEEVDVQGIDKRADEFIAKFHKQMRLQRQISLLQYKETPSRDTN, encoded by the coding sequence ATGTCTTTGAAGAACCGTAACGTTGGTCGTAGGGCATGGAACATCCTACGACTCTCATTACTATGGGCACGTAAAAGTAGTGTGTTTAGGCGGAAGCTAGTTACGGAGCTACGTCTTGTACCAAAATACTTGAAGAGTTTAGgacacacaaacacacccacaAAACAGATTCACTACTTTGAGCGAGAACTTTCCTTTGATGAGACTCCTATTTTCAATGTCAAGATGTATCGTCCATCATCCATGCGCTTCCATCTTCCGTGTATAAAACCACATGTTGATTTTGACTATGATtttaatgatgatgatgatgatattgaATATGATAATGGGAGAAAGAGTAATGAATATGATCATGAATTTTATAATCATGGAGTTGAAGGGTGTGAAGAAGTAGATGTACAAGGGATAGATAAACGTGCTGATGAGTTCATTGCTAAATTCCATAAGCAAATGAGACTTCAGAGACAGATTTCTCTTTTACAATACAAGGAAACACCAAGCAGAGACACGAATTGA
- the LOC101509067 gene encoding uncharacterized protein isoform X2 produces MKYVLITGGVVSGLGKGVTASSIGVVLKACGLRVTSIKIDPYLNIDAGTMSPFEHGEVFVLDDGGEVDLDLGNYERFLDVTLTRDNNITTGKIYQSVLEKERKGDYLGKTVQVVPHITDAIRNWIESVAVIPVDGNEGPADVCVIELGGTVGDIESMPFIEALRQLSFQVGPDNFCLIHVSLIPVLGVVGEQKTKPTQHSVRELRALGLTPHLLASRSAEPLLEATKEKLSQFCHVPVNNILNIHDVPNIWHIPLLLRNQNAHDSILQQLNLVSHATPPDLQQWTEMAESYDNLTESVRIAMVGKYVGLTDSYLSVVKALLHACVACSFRPSIDWIAASDLEDDSAKSTPEAHAAAWKTLKSAACVLVPGGFGDRGVRGMMLASKYARENNVPYLGICLGMQISVIEFARSVLGWERANSIEFDAQTPNPVVIFMPESKTGFTDAYGKYHETWISKNTLTDT; encoded by the exons ATGAAGTACGTTTTGATCACCGGAGGAGTTGTTAGCGGCCTCGGCAAAGGCGTCACCGCCAGCAGCATAGGCGTCGTGCTTAAAGCTTGCGGCCTTCGCGTCACTTCCATCAAAATCG ATCCGTATTTGAACATAGACGCTGGAACCATGTCTCCTTTTGAGCATGGAGAggtttttgttcttgatgatgGCGgagag GTTGATTTGGATTTGGGAAATTATGAGCGTTTCCTTGATGTCACGCTTACAAGGGATAACAATATCACCACCGGGAAAATATACCAG TCTGTTCTTGAGAAGGAGCGTAAAGGGGATTATCTTGGGAAAACTGTTCAG GTGGTTCCGCATATCACTGATGCCATAAGAAATTGGATCGAGTCGGTTGCTGTGATCCCAGTCGACGGAAATGAAGGCCCTGCTGATGTCTGTGTGATTGAGTTGGGAGGCACTGTGG GTGACATTGAATCTATGCCATTTATTGAGGCTCTGCGGCAATTGTCCTTTCAAGTTG GGCCTGACAACTTCTGTCTCATCCATGTTAGCCTGATACCAGTGTTGGGTGTAGTGGGGGAGCAA AAAACAAAGCCTACACAACATAGTGTCAGGGAACTGAGAGCATTGGGCTTGACGCCTCATCTTTTAGCAAGTCGCTCTGCTGAG CCTCTGCTGGAAGCTACCAAGGAAAAACTCTCACAGTTTTGCCATGTTCCA GTTAACAATATTCTGAATATCCATGATGTACCAAACATTTGGCATATTCCCCTGTTACTTAGA AACCAAAATGCGCACGATTCGATTTTACAGCAGCTTAACTTAGTTAG CCACGCCACACCTCCTGATTTGCAGCAATGGACTGAGATGGCTGAGAGCTATGATAATCTTACTGAATCA GTGAGGATTGCGATGGTGGGAAAATATGTTGGTCTAACAGATTCATATTTATCTGTTGTAAAG GCCCTTCTGCATGCTTGCGTTGCATGCTCATTTCGACCATCAATTGACTGGATTGCAGCTTCTGACCTTGAAGATGACAGTGCAAAATCA ACACCAGAAGCACATGCTGCAGCATGGAAGACTCTGAAG AGTGCGGCTTGTGTCTTGGTTCCCGGGGGATTTGGAGACCGTGGTGTGAGAGGTATGATGCTAGCTTCCAAATATGCCAGAGAGAACAATGTTCCTTACCTGGGGATTTGCTTGGGAATGCAAATTTCTGTAATTGAGTTTGCTAGATCA GTTTTGGGTTGGGAAAGAGCGAACAGTATAGAGTTTGATGCACAAACACCAAACCCTGTTGTAATTTTCATGCCAGAG TCAAAAACAGGGTTCACGGACGCATATGGGAAGTACCATGAGACTTGGATCTCGAAGAACACTCTTACAGACACGTGA